From Leptospira ellinghausenii, the proteins below share one genomic window:
- a CDS encoding helix-turn-helix transcriptional regulator: protein MELNEYLLKIGKKIKKIRAERALTQESFDDLGENSVPVRTLQEIEAGKSNFTIKTLFNISKKLKVKPKDLLDV from the coding sequence GTGGAATTAAATGAATATTTATTGAAAATTGGTAAAAAAATAAAAAAAATTAGAGCCGAACGCGCCTTAACTCAGGAAAGTTTTGATGATTTGGGAGAGAACTCAGTTCCGGTTAGAACCTTACAAGAAATTGAAGCAGGAAAATCGAATTTTACTATAAAAACATTATTTAATATTTCAAAGAAACTGAAAGTGAAACCAAAAGATCTGTTGGATGTTTAA
- a CDS encoding MORN repeat-containing protein: protein MKIYLLTISLIFFNSCQTTREKFWKESNQHKLVATCRDITAVTAKTGECIQKTCKPGVCKTGDCLNGKGSMLFPEGSSYVGSFVDGEFQGKGTLNLCDGAVIEGTFQNGFAVGEANFFLADGSRYKGPVVNSKPQGYGMWVSADRSLLYEGDFSDGKKNGYGILESSDGGTWQGEFKNDQLDGEARFKNKEFSLNGEWKAGKQIGEHKYLDMNGPGYVRFSDDGTILEAKTAEDIKNDRVAMQIFARALKDQKNQSDLRKDKDFCNKLMYQLADFVGSSKHTGCSAQCRSACGNMWDINSKEGDRCERQCRLCWQVLEFEPNDCKSVSPYPMVMPDRI, encoded by the coding sequence ATGAAGATTTATTTACTAACGATTAGTCTCATTTTCTTCAACTCATGTCAAACGACAAGAGAGAAATTCTGGAAGGAATCAAATCAGCATAAGCTTGTTGCGACCTGTAGAGACATTACTGCAGTAACTGCTAAAACTGGTGAGTGCATTCAGAAAACATGTAAACCTGGAGTTTGCAAGACTGGTGATTGTCTTAATGGGAAAGGTAGTATGCTTTTCCCAGAAGGATCTAGTTATGTAGGCAGTTTTGTAGATGGTGAATTCCAAGGTAAAGGCACATTAAATTTATGTGATGGAGCTGTTATTGAAGGAACATTCCAAAATGGATTTGCCGTTGGAGAAGCTAATTTTTTTTTAGCTGATGGCAGTAGATACAAAGGGCCGGTTGTAAATAGTAAACCACAGGGATATGGAATGTGGGTATCTGCAGACAGATCTCTTCTCTATGAAGGTGATTTCTCAGACGGTAAAAAGAATGGATATGGAATTCTGGAGTCTAGCGATGGTGGAACATGGCAAGGTGAATTTAAAAATGACCAACTAGATGGAGAAGCTAGATTCAAGAATAAGGAATTCAGTCTAAACGGGGAGTGGAAAGCCGGTAAGCAGATTGGTGAACACAAATACCTGGATATGAATGGTCCAGGTTATGTTCGATTTTCTGATGACGGAACAATATTAGAGGCGAAAACTGCAGAAGATATTAAGAACGATAGAGTTGCGATGCAGATTTTTGCAAGAGCACTCAAAGACCAGAAAAACCAATCTGATTTACGAAAAGACAAAGATTTTTGTAACAAATTAATGTATCAGTTGGCTGATTTTGTTGGAAGTTCTAAACATACTGGTTGCAGTGCTCAGTGTAGATCGGCGTGTGGAAATATGTGGGACATCAATTCCAAAGAGGGTGATAGGTGTGAAAGACAATGCAGATTATGTTGGCAGGTTCTAGAATTTGAACCCAATGATTGTAAATCAGTAAGTCCTTATCCGATGGTAATGCCTGATAGAATTTAA